In Ciconia boyciana chromosome 30, ASM3463844v1, whole genome shotgun sequence, a single genomic region encodes these proteins:
- the CD79A gene encoding B-cell antigen receptor complex-associated protein alpha chain isoform X1 has product MAGAPPKRGSPLAFLLCLLPGHLCWPSTTTCGGRECMVPPPLGPSRLSPSPLTVESNGSTVACCSPGADAEVVTVEAGPTSRTATVGDHLSLECLFQAPGNARVTWYQVCSYNCTHRYALVKTSQRGRQLQQEEGRATLTFLRLAHNDSGLYYCRVEAGRAVGQSCGTFLRVRDPMAVPFLNIKESTKNRIITAEGVLLLLCAVGPSLFLLFRKRWANERLLQMKKSAYEEENLYEGLNLDECSMYEDISRGLQPTYQDVGSLHAADAQLEKP; this is encoded by the exons ATGGCGGGCGCTCCCCCAAAACGGGGCTCCCCGCTcgccttcctcctctgcctcctcccag GGCACCTCTGCTGGCCGTCCACCACGACGTGCGGGGGGCGCGAGTGCATGGTGCCGCCCCCGCTGGGCCCCTCCCGGCTGTCCCCGAGCCCCCTGACCGTGGAGAGCAACGGCAGCACGGTGGCCTGCTGCTCCCCCGGGGCCGATGCCGAGGTGGTGACGGTGGAGGCCGGCCCCACGTCCCGCACCGCCACCGTGGGGGACCACCTCAGCCTGGAGTGCCTCTTCCAGGCCCCCGGGAACGCCCGGGTGACCTGGTACCAGGTGTGCTCCTACAACTGCACCCACCGCTACGCCCTGGTCAAGACCAGCCAGCGCGGCCGCCAGCTGCAGCAAGAGGAGGGCCGCGCCACCCTCACCTTCCTCCGCCTCGCGCACAACGACAGCGGCCTCTACTACTGCCGGGTGGAGGCCGGCCGGGCCGTCGGGCAGTCCTGCGGCACCTTCCTGCGGGTGCGCG ACCCCATGGCCGTGCCCTTCCTCAACATCAAGGAGTCCACCAAGAACCGGATCATCACGGCCGAGGgcgtcctgctgctgctctgcgcCGTGGGGcccagcctcttcctcctcttcagg AAGCGGTGGGCCAACGAGCGGCTGCTGCAGATGAAGAAGAGCGCCTACGAGGAGGAGAACCTCTACGAG gggctCAACCTGGACGAGTGCTCCATGTACGAGGACATCTcgcgggggctgcagcccacCTACCAGGACGTGGGCAGCCTCCACGCCGCCGACGCGCAGCTGGAGAAGCCCTGA
- the CD79A gene encoding B-cell antigen receptor complex-associated protein alpha chain isoform X2, with protein MAGAPPKRGSPLAFLLCLLPGHLCWPSTTTCGGRECMVPPPLGPSRLSPSPLTVESNGSTVACCSPGADAEVVTVEAGPTSRTATVGDHLSLECLFQAPGNARVTWYQVCSYNCTHRYALVKTSQRGRQLQQEEGRATLTFLRLAHNDSGLYYCRVEAGRAVGQSCGTFLRVRDPMAVPFLNIKESTKNRIITAEGVLLLLCAVGPSLFLLFRRWANERLLQMKKSAYEEENLYEGLNLDECSMYEDISRGLQPTYQDVGSLHAADAQLEKP; from the exons ATGGCGGGCGCTCCCCCAAAACGGGGCTCCCCGCTcgccttcctcctctgcctcctcccag GGCACCTCTGCTGGCCGTCCACCACGACGTGCGGGGGGCGCGAGTGCATGGTGCCGCCCCCGCTGGGCCCCTCCCGGCTGTCCCCGAGCCCCCTGACCGTGGAGAGCAACGGCAGCACGGTGGCCTGCTGCTCCCCCGGGGCCGATGCCGAGGTGGTGACGGTGGAGGCCGGCCCCACGTCCCGCACCGCCACCGTGGGGGACCACCTCAGCCTGGAGTGCCTCTTCCAGGCCCCCGGGAACGCCCGGGTGACCTGGTACCAGGTGTGCTCCTACAACTGCACCCACCGCTACGCCCTGGTCAAGACCAGCCAGCGCGGCCGCCAGCTGCAGCAAGAGGAGGGCCGCGCCACCCTCACCTTCCTCCGCCTCGCGCACAACGACAGCGGCCTCTACTACTGCCGGGTGGAGGCCGGCCGGGCCGTCGGGCAGTCCTGCGGCACCTTCCTGCGGGTGCGCG ACCCCATGGCCGTGCCCTTCCTCAACATCAAGGAGTCCACCAAGAACCGGATCATCACGGCCGAGGgcgtcctgctgctgctctgcgcCGTGGGGcccagcctcttcctcctcttcagg CGGTGGGCCAACGAGCGGCTGCTGCAGATGAAGAAGAGCGCCTACGAGGAGGAGAACCTCTACGAG gggctCAACCTGGACGAGTGCTCCATGTACGAGGACATCTcgcgggggctgcagcccacCTACCAGGACGTGGGCAGCCTCCACGCCGCCGACGCGCAGCTGGAGAAGCCCTGA